A stretch of DNA from Candidatus Saccharibacteria bacterium oral taxon 488:
CGCTTGCTGCCGGCGGGTACCAAAGCATTGATCGATCCAAGCGAGGTATCAAATACGATTTCTGACGCCAAGTACGAGCCGAGCATTCCAGAGGTGTTGGATGCGGTGGTTTATCGTCTGACGGGTGCGCGGCTGTTCCAGGCGCTACTAGATGCCCGCGCGAGCGAGCACTCTATGCGGATGATGGCTATGAAGAATGCGACGGATAATGCCAGCGATTTGGTGGATGATCTAACCTTGGCGATGAACAAAGCCCGCCAAGGCGCGATTACCCAAGAGCTGGCCGAAATTTCTGGCGGCGTGGAGGCGATGGAACAATGATGAATAACACAACCCTATTCGTCAGTACTGTTGTCGTAAAAGACGGTAAGCTATTGGTTGTTCAAGAGGGCAAAGATAACTACGGGCAATTAGGTACATGGAATTTTCCGGCGGGGCATGTTGAGTCGGGCGAAGGTTTGGTGGAGGCGGCGGTACGCGAAGCGAAGGAAGAGTCTGGCTACACAGTTGCAATTGACGGTGTTCTGTCGGTGCTGCTGAAAAATACTGATTCTGGCATGTCGCTGGTTGTGTTTTTTCTGGGACACATTGCCGATGATTCTCCTGTCGCGCGCGAAGAAGGGATTCAGCAGGTTGACTTCGTGACGTTAGAGGCTTTAGAGAAGCTAAACTTGCGTTTTCCTGATGATATGATAGAACCAGCTCGTCGAGCGCTGTCGGATAAGAGTTATCCTTTGGATATAATTATGGATTATCAGGAGGCGTAGACGCAATATGAAAAGTGAGATTAATACAAAGGAAGTGCGGAGGAAAAATTGATGAGTAAAACACTAGGAAAAATTATTCAAATCGTTGGCGTGGTGGTCGATGTGGAGTTTCCGCGCGATGTTAAATTGCCAGCAATTTATGACGCGTTGCATGTCAAGAATGGCAAAGAGACGCTAGTTTTGGAAGTAGCTCAGCACCTGGACGAGCACACCGTGCGGACGATTGCTCTGTCGTCGACCGACGGTTTGGCTCGCGGTGCGGAAGTGGTGGCGACTGGTGCGCCGATTTCTGTGCCGGTGGGCGCCGAGACTCAGGGGCGTATGTTCAACGTGGTTGGTGAAGCGATTGACGAAAAGCCGCAGCCAAAGGGTAAAACCGCGCCAATTCACCGCCCTGCTCCGGATCTGAGCGAGCAGTCGAACAAGACGGAGATTTTGGAAACTGGAATTAAGGTTGTCGACCTCATCGCGCCGCTGGCCAAAGGTGGTAAAGCCGGTCTGTTTGCTGGTGCTGGTGTTGGTAAAACTGTCCTGATCACCGAGCTAATTAACAATATTGCTAAGTTCCACTCCGGTAACTCGGTATTTGCCGGTGTTGGTGAG
This window harbors:
- a CDS encoding NUDIX domain-containing protein — translated: MMNNTTLFVSTVVVKDGKLLVVQEGKDNYGQLGTWNFPAGHVESGEGLVEAAVREAKEESGYTVAIDGVLSVLLKNTDSGMSLVVFFLGHIADDSPVAREEGIQQVDFVTLEALEKLNLRFPDDMIEPARRALSDKSYPLDIIMDYQEA